A region of Maribacter algicola DNA encodes the following proteins:
- a CDS encoding sodium:solute symporter family transporter, translated as MSDLVFWQWGLILVSSLVLFLLSPYAKDTNQFFNAVQKRGTPNTFVLMGSLIISWIFAKSITNAANLGLEFGIVGGIAYAGYYVSFAVAGFIIYQMRVKAKYTSIHHFLTSKFGKRAVSLFSMLIAIRLFNEVWSNTMVIGSYFGEAGSSPYYWSILIFTLLTLAYVIKGGMSSSIFTDVVQMALFTLLLVIILLTIYGPKTDFMVKDTVSSGIWSFETGLNLLFAAIIQSFSYPFHDPVLTDRGFISSPKVTLKSFLGASFLGALCIVLFSFIGIYAQSEGLAGQAAVEVGKAFGIIVLLIINFIMITSAASTLDSTFSSFSKLIAIDLKFGNSLSIGRWSMVLIAILGTIPVFLDAEILSATTISGTMVIGLTPIFIFWKGKAPKISFHLSVMCGLFFGLLLVFKSFPEQLIFTEGKYADLLWINVWGILCCTLLYFIPIWSKK; from the coding sequence ATGAGCGACCTAGTATTTTGGCAGTGGGGATTGATTCTAGTATCTAGTTTGGTACTGTTTCTTCTTTCCCCATACGCAAAAGATACCAATCAGTTTTTTAATGCGGTTCAAAAAAGGGGCACGCCCAATACCTTTGTCCTTATGGGCAGTTTGATTATCTCATGGATTTTTGCCAAAAGCATAACCAATGCCGCCAACCTAGGTTTGGAATTTGGTATCGTTGGTGGGATTGCCTATGCGGGTTACTATGTGTCCTTTGCCGTTGCGGGTTTCATTATATACCAAATGAGGGTAAAAGCAAAATATACCAGTATCCATCATTTCTTGACCTCCAAGTTTGGAAAAAGAGCGGTTTCCCTGTTTTCTATGTTGATTGCCATTCGATTGTTCAATGAAGTTTGGAGCAATACCATGGTCATTGGGTCCTATTTTGGGGAAGCTGGGTCGAGTCCGTATTACTGGAGTATCCTGATTTTTACCTTGCTAACATTGGCCTATGTTATCAAGGGCGGCATGAGCAGTTCCATTTTTACCGATGTCGTACAAATGGCCTTGTTCACCCTATTACTAGTGATAATACTTCTTACCATATACGGACCTAAGACCGATTTTATGGTAAAGGACACGGTCAGTTCAGGTATATGGTCCTTTGAAACGGGACTAAACCTATTGTTCGCCGCGATAATTCAATCCTTTAGTTATCCCTTTCACGACCCGGTTCTAACGGACAGGGGGTTCATCAGCAGCCCTAAGGTGACTTTAAAAAGTTTTCTAGGAGCCAGTTTTCTTGGTGCCCTATGCATAGTCCTTTTTAGTTTTATAGGGATATATGCGCAGTCCGAAGGCTTAGCTGGACAGGCCGCTGTAGAAGTGGGAAAGGCATTTGGTATCATAGTCCTACTTATCATAAATTTCATCATGATTACCTCGGCCGCCTCCACTTTGGATTCCACATTCTCCTCCTTCTCTAAATTAATAGCGATCGATTTGAAATTTGGCAACAGTTTGAGCATTGGAAGATGGTCCATGGTCCTTATTGCCATATTGGGAACGATTCCCGTTTTTTTGGATGCCGAAATTTTATCGGCTACGACCATCAGCGGCACTATGGTCATTGGGCTTACGCCGATATTCATTTTTTGGAAAGGAAAGGCTCCTAAAATTAGTTTTCATCTGAGCGTTATGTGCGGATTGTTCTTTGGCCTATTGCTTGTTTTTAAAAGCTTTCCGGAGCAATTAATATTTACAGAAGGAAAATATGCCGATTTGCTTTGGATCAACGTCTGGGGAATACTTTGTTGTACACTTTTATATTTTATACCTATATGGAGCAAAAAATAA
- a CDS encoding SusC/RagA family TonB-linked outer membrane protein — MKYVLWVVLFFMTTINFAQESISGTVSDVSGAALPYVNVLVSGTNKGTITNEEGAYRITVTEGSGSLKFSAIGYETQIIPIDVTSVLNIVLKEASEQLDEVVLTALGLKRETKELGYVVQSLDAEGVAEVKAVNFLDNLAGKLAGVTISQGPTGVGSTSKVTIRGEASFSNNNPLFIVDGVPINNNSVFNFTNEAAAGFQEIDFGNGAMEVNPDDIAEVSVLKGPSAAALYGTRASNGVIVIETKSGRNSKGIGINYNTSFFVDTAFQLPDFQNEYGQGQSGVFEFVDGLGGGISDNITYSWGPRLDVGNLIAQFDSPVNLPDGSVVRGGDTALYNGLPITPTPFVSHPENLKDFYRTGTTLINNIAIGASFEKGDYRLSVTDLRSESIIPGVNLDRQTISTRLGFRPTEKLKINTTINYVNSKSDNRPSNGYGSENVNYSLVGWGPRSLNMESLRDYWQPGLEGVQQYSFNYTFFDNPFFIMYENRNSFNRDRIFGNVSASYDITEHLTASVRSGMDYSSELRQLRRAFSSNRFQNGGYAEHDVFYREVNTDFLLNYTNRFNKWALDASVGGNRLDQKAFTSQSQATSLAQPGIFRLSNAASPVEVFEFESNKRINSFYGLVKLGYADFLFLDVTGRNDWSSALATPISVDNTSFFYPSVSTSFVLSEVVQLPAAVSFAKLRASWAQVGNDTNPYQTTSSFIARTPFNGQPTFSDQNTIANPNLRPERTSSIEVGADVRFFGDQFSFDISYYNALTKDQIISLPIGISSGYTQQVVNAGSVRSRGVEIIAGISPVLSENFRWNSTLNFSTNRAIVEDLPQEDGRLTLAYSRIYDSQNQTVFFQVEEGGRVGDLYGTGYLKNDNGDFILTNEGRYIPDNELRKLGNYNPDFTLGFNNQFHYKNWNLGFLLDWRQGGIIVSRTRALGNVGGQLAETSFRPEEGIVPQGVVNIGTDENPVYEPNTVAVSAESYYRQFYDRNHEENNTYDASFLKLRQFSLGYTFTDLSLFNQNATLNLSLIGRNLFALTENPHFDPEQLAVQGQGFISGVEDMSYATTRSIGIKAGFNF, encoded by the coding sequence ATGAAATATGTATTGTGGGTCGTGCTATTTTTCATGACCACCATCAATTTTGCCCAAGAGAGCATATCGGGCACCGTATCCGATGTGTCAGGAGCAGCCCTTCCTTATGTGAACGTACTTGTATCGGGCACTAATAAGGGAACCATAACAAATGAAGAAGGCGCATACCGAATAACCGTAACAGAAGGAAGCGGTAGTTTGAAGTTTTCCGCCATTGGATACGAGACCCAAATAATCCCTATTGATGTTACATCCGTTCTAAACATTGTGCTAAAAGAAGCATCGGAACAATTGGACGAAGTAGTATTGACGGCCCTCGGTTTAAAAAGGGAAACCAAAGAGCTGGGCTACGTGGTACAAAGTTTAGACGCGGAAGGGGTTGCGGAAGTAAAGGCAGTAAATTTTTTGGATAATCTCGCCGGAAAACTTGCCGGCGTAACCATAAGCCAAGGACCAACGGGAGTTGGATCGACCTCGAAAGTAACGATCAGGGGGGAAGCCTCGTTCTCCAACAACAATCCTTTATTTATCGTTGACGGAGTTCCCATTAACAATAATTCGGTCTTTAATTTCACCAACGAAGCCGCCGCCGGTTTCCAGGAAATAGATTTTGGAAACGGGGCCATGGAGGTAAATCCAGATGATATTGCAGAAGTTTCCGTACTAAAAGGTCCCAGCGCAGCTGCCCTATATGGGACCAGAGCTTCAAACGGTGTTATAGTTATCGAGACCAAAAGCGGTAGAAACTCCAAAGGGATAGGGATAAATTACAACACGAGTTTCTTTGTGGATACGGCATTTCAGTTACCCGATTTCCAAAACGAATATGGCCAAGGCCAATCTGGAGTCTTTGAATTTGTTGATGGTCTTGGAGGCGGTATCAGTGACAACATTACCTACAGCTGGGGACCAAGATTGGATGTGGGCAATTTAATCGCCCAGTTTGATAGTCCCGTAAACCTGCCGGATGGTAGCGTAGTCAGAGGGGGTGATACCGCACTCTACAATGGATTGCCCATTACACCAACGCCTTTTGTTTCACATCCAGAAAATCTAAAGGATTTTTATAGAACAGGGACCACGTTAATCAATAACATTGCCATTGGAGCTTCTTTTGAAAAAGGGGATTACCGACTTTCCGTTACCGACTTACGTAGTGAATCCATTATTCCTGGCGTGAATTTGGACAGGCAGACCATAAGTACCCGATTGGGCTTTAGACCTACTGAGAAACTAAAAATCAACACGACCATCAATTATGTGAATTCAAAGAGCGATAATCGTCCGTCCAACGGTTATGGCTCTGAAAATGTAAATTATTCCTTGGTGGGATGGGGCCCTAGGTCCCTAAATATGGAAAGTTTGCGGGATTATTGGCAACCTGGTTTGGAGGGTGTACAACAGTACTCTTTTAACTACACCTTCTTTGACAACCCGTTTTTTATTATGTACGAAAATAGAAACTCCTTTAACAGGGACCGTATTTTCGGGAATGTTTCTGCAAGTTATGATATCACGGAGCATTTGACGGCATCGGTACGGTCTGGAATGGATTATTCAAGTGAACTGAGACAATTGAGACGCGCCTTTAGTTCCAATAGGTTTCAAAATGGCGGGTATGCGGAGCACGACGTATTTTACAGGGAGGTAAATACGGACTTTCTTTTGAACTATACCAATCGGTTCAATAAATGGGCCTTGGATGCCAGTGTAGGTGGAAACCGGCTGGACCAAAAAGCTTTTACCTCACAATCCCAAGCTACCAGTTTGGCGCAACCCGGTATCTTTAGATTGTCCAACGCAGCTTCGCCAGTTGAAGTCTTTGAGTTTGAATCCAACAAACGCATCAATAGTTTTTACGGACTGGTAAAATTGGGGTACGCCGACTTTCTATTTTTGGACGTTACCGGAAGAAACGACTGGTCAAGTGCCCTGGCAACGCCTATTTCTGTGGATAATACCTCGTTCTTTTACCCATCCGTATCCACAAGTTTTGTCCTTTCCGAAGTGGTGCAACTTCCAGCCGCAGTATCCTTTGCAAAACTGCGGGCCAGTTGGGCGCAAGTGGGGAACGATACCAATCCCTATCAAACCACAAGCTCCTTTATAGCCCGTACGCCTTTTAACGGTCAGCCCACATTTAGCGATCAGAATACGATCGCAAACCCAAACCTGAGACCAGAACGCACTTCCTCCATTGAAGTTGGAGCGGATGTACGTTTTTTTGGCGATCAGTTTAGTTTTGATATATCCTATTACAATGCCCTCACAAAGGACCAGATCATTTCGTTGCCTATTGGCATCTCTTCCGGGTACACCCAACAGGTGGTAAATGCGGGTAGTGTACGATCCAGAGGTGTCGAAATTATTGCAGGAATTTCTCCTGTATTATCAGAAAATTTCAGGTGGAACAGTACCTTGAATTTCAGTACAAACCGCGCCATCGTAGAGGACTTGCCCCAAGAAGATGGGCGATTGACATTGGCCTATTCCAGAATCTATGATAGTCAAAACCAAACGGTATTTTTTCAGGTAGAGGAAGGAGGGCGCGTTGGCGATCTCTATGGCACAGGGTATCTAAAAAATGACAATGGCGACTTTATACTTACCAACGAGGGCCGATACATTCCAGATAACGAACTAAGGAAATTAGGCAATTACAATCCAGATTTCACGCTAGGGTTTAACAATCAATTCCATTACAAAAATTGGAACCTAGGTTTTCTACTCGACTGGCGCCAGGGCGGGATTATTGTTTCAAGGACGAGGGCCCTAGGAAATGTGGGAGGTCAATTGGCAGAGACTTCCTTTCGCCCGGAGGAAGGAATCGTTCCCCAAGGTGTCGTAAATATTGGAACGGATGAAAACCCTGTCTATGAACCCAATACGGTAGCCGTTTCGGCTGAGAGTTATTATCGACAATTTTATGACCGAAACCACGAGGAAAACAATACCTATGACGCCTCTTTTCTAAAATTAAGGCAGTTTTCCTTAGGCTATACATTTACCGACCTTTCCCTTTTTAACCAAAACGCGACCTTAAACCTGTCCCTGATCGGAAGAAACCTTTTTGCCCTAACGGAGAATCCGCATTTTGACCCCGAACAATTGGCGGTTCAGGGGCAGGGATTTATAAGTGGTGTCGAGGATATGTCCTATGCCACAACAAGAAGTATTGGAATTAAAGCCGGATTTAATTTTTAA
- a CDS encoding TetR/AcrR family transcriptional regulator, which translates to MDKNLKRMATMHRMQTAGLELFYANGYYATSVDDILKKLSLSKGAFYYHFVSKEDFFIQIIQNLLARKIYSVLIEPIEGHDNPLEQIVDCFEDALQTAVHNDMDFGCVLNNFLTEFRGKDQKIMKHLCDIFSIWEVNLVSALQKGKFNGYVDRHVDCEAAATYLISSYFGVRTLMVGTTPSARKYRFMSQLRVYLKSLEPKKVVA; encoded by the coding sequence ATGGATAAAAATTTAAAACGCATGGCTACCATGCACCGCATGCAAACCGCTGGATTGGAACTATTTTATGCAAATGGGTATTATGCCACCAGCGTTGACGACATTCTGAAAAAACTATCCTTATCCAAAGGTGCCTTTTATTACCACTTTGTATCGAAAGAGGATTTCTTTATACAAATCATTCAAAACTTATTGGCGAGAAAAATATACAGCGTACTAATTGAACCTATAGAGGGCCATGACAATCCCCTTGAGCAAATAGTCGATTGTTTTGAAGACGCTTTGCAAACCGCCGTTCACAATGACATGGACTTTGGTTGTGTCCTCAATAATTTCTTGACCGAATTTCGCGGAAAGGACCAAAAAATAATGAAACATCTTTGTGATATATTTTCCATTTGGGAGGTAAATCTAGTTTCAGCCTTGCAAAAAGGGAAGTTTAATGGCTACGTAGATCGCCATGTAGATTGTGAGGCGGCAGCCACTTATTTAATAAGCTCTTATTTTGGTGTTCGTACCTTGATGGTAGGAACTACCCCTAGTGCCAGGAAATATCGCTTTATGAGCCAATTACGAGTTTATCTAAAATCCTTGGAGCCTAAAAAAGTTGTCGCCTAG
- a CDS encoding SusD/RagB family nutrient-binding outer membrane lipoprotein: MKFIYKTVVNGILSCHSVLLETWSMSKCIFTVGSSRIQNNWIKSKLSLIGVFVLVLLGTTSCTQDFEDINTNPNAPVNVQPNLLLRQVIYDYGEQMSYEGFTAGNLLGQYTTALDFNLFDRHNLKSPQLGGNPWPIFYQNLRDNELILNLSLENPSFRVYEGPARIMKAYMAAALTDLFGDVPYSEAFRGNQGPVTPVYDAQEDIYMGENGIFDNLTKGIAAIQSYDGNIALEGDILFNGDLQGWVRFANSLRIKYLMRVSSKMDVSAELQSIYNADTFIKENGQNAIFNFTDGEPNNFRLARLRIGDFNNFVMSETMEEILVDLDDARISRLFRPFANSETGDEYNGLLNGIDASSTTVTLADYSLAGTIFRENTGLLDTNFMTSMETYFLLAEAAQRGLISADAQNLYEIGVTQAFDYWQVDLPSDYLSGTGAMENGDPLENIITQKWIANMINGYEGWVEYRRTGFPQLKTISASLNDDLIPVRMPYPAEEEALNNQNYTTAANNTDGNSINVNVWWDQE, translated from the coding sequence ATGAAGTTTATATATAAAACAGTTGTAAATGGTATTCTTAGCTGCCACTCCGTGCTTTTAGAAACATGGTCTATGAGCAAGTGTATCTTTACTGTCGGTTCGAGCAGAATCCAGAACAATTGGATAAAATCAAAATTGAGCTTGATAGGTGTATTTGTACTTGTACTTTTGGGTACCACATCCTGTACCCAGGATTTTGAGGATATAAATACGAATCCAAATGCGCCCGTAAATGTACAGCCCAATCTGCTCTTGAGGCAGGTAATTTATGATTACGGGGAGCAAATGTCCTACGAAGGGTTTACGGCAGGCAATCTTTTGGGGCAGTATACCACGGCTTTGGATTTTAACCTTTTTGATAGGCATAATTTAAAATCGCCCCAACTTGGAGGAAATCCCTGGCCCATATTCTATCAGAATCTTAGGGATAATGAACTGATCTTAAATCTATCCCTTGAAAATCCTTCCTTTAGGGTTTATGAAGGGCCAGCACGTATCATGAAGGCCTATATGGCCGCTGCCCTGACAGATCTTTTTGGGGATGTCCCCTATTCCGAAGCTTTTAGGGGAAATCAAGGTCCCGTCACGCCCGTCTACGATGCCCAGGAAGATATTTATATGGGTGAAAACGGAATATTCGATAATCTAACCAAGGGTATAGCGGCTATCCAGTCATATGATGGCAATATCGCTTTAGAAGGCGATATCCTGTTCAACGGAGATTTGCAGGGCTGGGTACGCTTTGCCAACTCCCTTAGGATAAAATATCTAATGCGGGTATCCTCAAAAATGGACGTTTCCGCAGAATTACAATCTATTTACAATGCTGATACCTTCATAAAAGAAAACGGCCAAAATGCCATTTTTAACTTTACCGATGGGGAACCCAACAATTTTAGGTTGGCAAGATTGCGAATAGGTGACTTCAACAATTTTGTCATGTCTGAAACCATGGAGGAAATCCTTGTCGATCTAGATGATGCCCGTATATCGAGGTTGTTCAGACCCTTTGCCAATAGTGAAACTGGTGATGAATATAATGGTCTATTGAACGGTATCGATGCATCCTCCACTACGGTTACCTTGGCCGATTACTCTTTGGCGGGCACCATATTCCGGGAAAATACAGGCTTATTGGATACCAATTTTATGACCAGTATGGAAACGTATTTCCTATTGGCGGAAGCGGCACAAAGGGGCTTAATTTCTGCCGATGCCCAAAACTTGTATGAAATTGGTGTGACCCAAGCCTTCGACTATTGGCAGGTGGACTTGCCAAGCGATTATCTTTCGGGAACCGGGGCAATGGAAAATGGCGACCCTTTGGAAAATATTATCACCCAAAAATGGATCGCCAATATGATCAATGGTTATGAGGGTTGGGTCGAATATAGAAGAACCGGTTTTCCCCAACTCAAAACGATATCGGCCAGTCTAAACGATGACCTAATTCCTGTAAGAATGCCCTACCCGGCGGAGGAAGAAGCGTTGAACAACCAAAATTATACCACGGCCGCCAACAACACGGATGGCAATAGTATCAATGTAAATGTGTGGTGGGACCAAGAATAA
- a CDS encoding arsenosugar biosynthesis-associated peroxidase-like protein has product MADSYYDPKDLRKFGKITEWSEELGTKFFDYYGKVFEAGALTAREKSLIALAVSHVVKCPYCIDAYTKDGLQKGITKEEMMEAVHVGAAIESGATLVHGVQMMNKYNKLSM; this is encoded by the coding sequence ATGGCAGATTCTTATTACGACCCCAAGGACTTGAGAAAGTTTGGTAAAATAACAGAATGGAGTGAGGAACTAGGTACCAAGTTCTTTGACTATTACGGAAAAGTTTTTGAAGCCGGTGCCCTTACGGCGAGGGAAAAATCCCTTATCGCCCTAGCCGTTTCCCATGTAGTAAAATGCCCTTATTGTATAGATGCCTATACCAAGGACGGATTACAAAAAGGGATAACCAAGGAGGAAATGATGGAGGCCGTGCACGTAGGTGCGGCCATTGAAAGTGGTGCCACCTTAGTCCACGGAGTACAAATGATGAACAAATACAACAAACTATCCATGTAA
- the arsS gene encoding arsenosugar biosynthesis radical SAM (seleno)protein ArsS (Some members of this family are selenoproteins.), whose product MATKSLKAQGDELAVSNKQLEILNGGIFADGELPYFKDKIHQIDQFPLRPRKLEILQINVGYMCNQVCEHCHVDAGPDRKEIMTRETMQLCLEVIRNTGAHTLDLTGGAPEMNPDFRWFVEEAAKAGIQDFIVRSNLTIIRANKKYHDLPDFFKKHNVHVVSSMPHWTRGKTDKQRGDGVFDKSIKALQELNERGYGMPGSDLRLDLVYNPSGAYLPGDQGAMEKDFKKALKEDFGIEFHNLFAITNLPIARFLDYLIASENYEDYMYALVEAYNPAAVANVMCRNTISVSWDGWLYDCDFNQMLDLKVASKIKHIKDYNEDILNDRNIIISQHCYGCTAGAGSSCQGTVA is encoded by the coding sequence ATGGCAACAAAGTCGTTAAAGGCGCAAGGAGATGAATTGGCGGTTTCCAACAAACAATTGGAAATTCTGAACGGAGGTATTTTTGCCGATGGGGAACTCCCCTATTTTAAGGATAAGATCCATCAAATTGATCAGTTCCCGTTGCGCCCCAGGAAATTGGAAATACTGCAGATCAATGTAGGATATATGTGCAACCAGGTCTGTGAGCATTGCCATGTTGATGCCGGTCCGGACCGAAAGGAAATCATGACACGCGAAACCATGCAACTATGTCTGGAAGTCATTAGAAACACCGGCGCACATACCTTGGATTTAACTGGTGGGGCCCCAGAAATGAACCCAGATTTCAGATGGTTTGTTGAAGAGGCAGCCAAAGCTGGTATACAGGATTTTATTGTCCGATCCAATTTGACCATCATTAGGGCCAACAAGAAATACCATGATTTGCCGGATTTCTTCAAAAAACATAATGTACACGTAGTATCCTCAATGCCCCATTGGACTCGGGGTAAAACGGATAAACAACGTGGGGATGGTGTTTTTGACAAATCCATTAAAGCGCTGCAGGAATTGAACGAGAGAGGTTATGGCATGCCGGGCAGCGATTTACGGTTGGACTTGGTCTATAACCCTTCTGGAGCCTATTTGCCTGGAGACCAGGGGGCTATGGAAAAAGACTTTAAAAAGGCCCTCAAGGAAGATTTTGGTATCGAGTTCCATAATTTGTTCGCCATCACAAATTTGCCCATTGCCCGCTTTCTGGATTACTTGATAGCTTCTGAAAATTACGAAGACTATATGTATGCACTTGTGGAGGCATATAATCCGGCAGCTGTTGCCAATGTGATGTGCAGGAATACCATTTCCGTGAGTTGGGATGGATGGCTATACGATTGCGATTTTAATCAAATGCTGGATTTAAAGGTCGCCAGTAAAATAAAACATATCAAGGATTACAACGAGGATATTCTAAACGATAGGAATATCATCATTTCCCAACACTGTTATGGCTGTACGGCCGGTGCCGGCAGTAGTTGTCAGGGTACTGTGGCTTAA
- a CDS encoding TIGR04282 family arsenosugar biosynthesis glycosyltransferase, with protein MQSTAVLIFANSSQEEKRYKPLQRGEVLFDSLTNTVIRKVKQSKLTYFHISEKHQKGTSFGERFSNAVQSVFDKGFDNVITVGNDTPHLQTAHITTAAKALADGKTVIGPSLDGGFYLMGIHKADFNRENFQNLPWQKFNLLKSLLDNLQENSFPIVQLPTFRDIDSIKDILSLVNHIRSISVSIQRLFALCLWTKQQFFLLEENLYTSILLQNPYNKGSPVLVHIQ; from the coding sequence ATGCAAAGTACCGCCGTTCTTATTTTCGCGAACTCTTCCCAGGAAGAAAAGCGATACAAACCCCTTCAAAGGGGCGAGGTACTGTTCGATTCCTTGACCAATACAGTAATCCGGAAGGTCAAGCAATCAAAATTGACCTACTTCCATATATCCGAAAAACATCAAAAAGGTACTTCCTTTGGGGAACGATTTTCCAATGCGGTGCAAAGTGTCTTTGACAAAGGGTTTGACAACGTAATTACTGTCGGAAACGACACTCCCCATCTTCAAACGGCACACATTACGACCGCCGCAAAGGCCCTGGCCGATGGCAAGACCGTAATTGGTCCTTCCTTGGACGGCGGTTTCTATCTAATGGGCATCCATAAGGCCGATTTTAACAGGGAGAACTTCCAGAATTTGCCATGGCAAAAATTCAACCTGTTGAAATCGTTATTGGACAACCTTCAAGAAAATTCCTTTCCCATTGTTCAATTACCGACTTTTAGGGACATCGATTCCATTAAGGATATTCTTTCCTTGGTCAACCATATAAGGTCAATCTCCGTTTCGATACAAAGACTTTTTGCCCTTTGCCTTTGGACCAAACAACAATTTTTCCTTCTAGAGGAAAATTTATATACATCCATTTTACTCCAAAATCCCTATAACAAAGGGTCCCCAGTGTTAGTACATATCCAGTAA
- a CDS encoding Do family serine endopeptidase translates to MDTNKSNKSSLKVYLFSAAIALAVSLGVIGINELNEKEEIKGVTTVETVQGKHVLYTADEEGNIKPLDFTDTSKKVLDAVVHIKSTQSSPNYGNQGRELPDPFKEFFGDMFKGQSPEGMRSQPRIGTGSGVIINDQGYIITNNHVIDNADEVEVTLYNNESYKATVIGTDPTTDLALLQIDADNLSTMSLVNSDDVEVGEWVLAVGNPMGLNSTVTAGIVSAKARSININQDKFAVESFIQTDAAINPGNSGGALVNLDGNLVGINTAIASRTGTYTGYGFAVPSNIVTKVVEDLLKYGAVQRGMLGVTIRTMDSNLAKEKKVDFTKGVWIEQVGENSAADKAGIQSGDIILEVNGEETTTSPRLQEIIASKRPGDEVILLVNRDGKEKEFKVILENVNGTTKLVKKEKKEILNLLGADFENLDKDLAEKLDLDGGVQVNKLYPGKIKKETQMREGFIITHIDAKRVRNVEDVAEILENKKGGVMIEGVYEDGSKYYYAFGLDS, encoded by the coding sequence ATGGATACAAACAAATCAAACAAAAGCAGTTTAAAAGTATACCTCTTTTCTGCCGCTATCGCCTTGGCAGTAAGCCTAGGTGTTATAGGAATCAACGAGTTAAATGAAAAAGAGGAAATTAAGGGTGTGACTACGGTAGAAACGGTACAAGGGAAGCATGTGCTCTATACCGCGGACGAGGAAGGAAACATTAAACCGTTGGATTTTACGGATACTTCCAAAAAAGTATTGGATGCGGTAGTGCACATCAAATCTACCCAATCGTCTCCTAATTATGGAAATCAAGGCAGGGAACTTCCAGATCCCTTTAAGGAATTTTTCGGCGATATGTTCAAAGGACAAAGTCCAGAAGGGATGCGCTCCCAACCTAGAATCGGTACTGGGTCAGGAGTTATCATAAACGATCAGGGTTATATCATTACGAACAACCATGTGATCGATAATGCCGATGAGGTTGAGGTTACCCTTTATAACAACGAATCCTATAAGGCAACGGTCATTGGGACCGATCCAACTACAGATTTGGCCTTGCTGCAGATTGATGCCGATAACTTGAGTACCATGTCTTTGGTAAATTCCGATGATGTTGAGGTAGGTGAATGGGTTTTGGCCGTTGGTAACCCAATGGGTCTTAACTCTACCGTAACCGCTGGTATTGTGAGTGCCAAGGCGAGAAGTATCAATATCAATCAAGATAAGTTTGCCGTAGAAAGTTTTATCCAGACCGATGCTGCCATCAACCCCGGAAACAGTGGTGGGGCCCTGGTAAATCTAGATGGTAATCTTGTTGGGATAAATACGGCAATCGCTAGTAGGACAGGTACTTATACCGGATATGGATTTGCAGTGCCCAGTAATATCGTTACTAAAGTGGTGGAAGACCTGTTGAAATATGGAGCGGTTCAACGAGGAATGTTGGGCGTGACCATACGGACTATGGATAGCAACCTTGCCAAGGAAAAGAAGGTAGACTTCACAAAAGGTGTTTGGATCGAGCAGGTTGGTGAGAACAGTGCAGCTGACAAGGCCGGAATTCAATCTGGAGATATTATACTTGAGGTGAACGGAGAGGAAACCACTACCTCCCCAAGACTACAGGAAATCATAGCCAGTAAAAGACCTGGAGATGAAGTAATTCTACTTGTCAATAGAGATGGTAAGGAAAAGGAATTCAAAGTAATCCTTGAAAATGTCAACGGAACAACCAAGCTCGTGAAAAAGGAGAAAAAGGAAATATTGAACCTCCTTGGAGCCGATTTTGAAAACTTGGATAAGGATTTGGCCGAGAAACTTGACTTGGATGGCGGTGTACAGGTGAACAAGCTGTATCCAGGAAAAATCAAGAAGGAAACCCAAATGCGGGAAGGCTTTATAATAACCCATATAGATGCCAAACGTGTTCGCAATGTTGAAGATGTTGCCGAAATTTTGGAAAACAAAAAAGGCGGGGTAATGATTGAAGGCGTCTATGAAGATGGAAGTAAATATTATTATGCCTTCGGATTGGATTCGTAA